In a single window of the Maniola jurtina chromosome 4, ilManJurt1.1, whole genome shotgun sequence genome:
- the LOC123864436 gene encoding multiple C2 and transmembrane domain-containing protein-like isoform X1: MWSIPIPDGLVMDPMSPTALAVPGELMDRIGNGLNILRDHGKKVQKYLLKNRKFEVSKKSWTSIVNIVLIEAKDLPDLPANGSSGLYCKFKLGGESHKSKQVHKTKPIWRERFNLYLYDDNALEVNVWHKTKQKNFMGRCVIDLSQLEKEKTHDLWQELDCGFGSVHLLITLSGSDRCIVAENVLTTNGVHHEPPTEEKFQWYRFDNWSEVGQLTVTVHGAKGLTALNISGNINAYCVLELDNSRIQTHTVKGTSEHNWNKNFNFEVNDVTSTLDITVYDESMIQSMKGEKIGKVSIPLLRINNNEKRWYALKDRLKKNSARGNCPRILLEMSLVWNPVKASMRVLSPKETKYIQKPAKFDIPLIYSNLIFVKNIFKVFQIGNEHLKQVFEWDNQEKSVCALIGWLIFWYFFRMWMTPLLLTLPFAHYWLTQRNNNVPVPLYQIADEDYQEEEQEPKDDKTIKTRINELQDLTLTIKNAIDYVVSLLERIKNLVNFSVPYLSYLVIITLIASSIALYLIPINYLFMALGLYKFTRKFLNPARVPNNDLLDFISRVPDDEILKQWRELKVPEPNLNPPDPAKSR, encoded by the exons GTCTATTCCGATTCCGGACGGCCTGGTAATGGACCCGATGTCGCCCACGGCGCTTGCAGTCCCCGGTGAACTTATGGACCGCATTGGCAATGGGCTGAATATACTTAGGGACCACGGCAAGAAAGTTCAAAAG tatctcctaaaaaacagaAAGTTTGAAGTTTCCAAGAAATCATGGACGTCAATAGTGAACATTGTTTTGATCGAAGCCAAAGACTTGCCAGACTTACCTGCGAATGGATCTAGCGGACTGTACTGCAAATTCAA GTTGGGTGGGGAATCCCACAAATCAAAACAGGTCCACAAAACAAAACCAATATGGCGCGAGAGGTTCAATTTATACCTTTACGATGATAACGCTCTAGAGGTCAACGTGTGGCACAAAACTAAGCAAAAAAACTTTATGGGAAG GTGTGTCATCGACCTGTCTCAGCTGGAGAAGGAGAAGACGCACGATCTATGGCAAGAGTTGGATTGCGGCTTCGGCTCAGTTCATCTGCTGATCACTCTCAGTGGATCAGATAGGTGCATAGTCGCTGAAAACGTGCTCACAACTAACGGCGTACATCACGAACCACCTACGGAAGAAAAGTTT CAATGGTACAGATTTGACAATTGGAGCGAAGTCGGCCAGCTAACCGTAACCGTACATGGCGCGAAAGGGTTGACTGCGCTCAATATTAGTGGTAATATCAACGCCTACTGCGTGCTAGAGTTGGACAACTCAAGGATTCAAACCCATACTGTTAAAGGCACCTCGGAACATAATTGGAACAAGAACTTCAACTT TGAAGTAAATGATGTCACATCTACATTAGATATCACAGTATACGATGAATCAATGATACAGTCAATGAAAGGTGAAAAAATAGGTAAAGTGTCAATACCTTTGTTGAGGATAAATAACAATGAAAAGCGGTGGTATGCACTCAAAGATAGGTTAAAAAAGAATAGTGCAAGGGGGAACTGTCCTAGAATACTTCTGGAAATGTCGCTTGTGTGGAATCCG gTAAAGGCGTCCATGCGTGTATTAAGCCCAAAGGAAACCAAATATATccaaaaaccagcgaaatttgacATCCCTCTCATTTACAGTAATTTAATATTCgtcaaaaatatattcaaagttTTCCAAATTGGAAATGAACACTTGAA GCAAGTGTTTGAATGGGATAATCAAGAAAAATCGGTTTGCGCACTAATCGGATGGCTAATATTTTGGTACTTCTTTAGAATGTGGATGACGCCCCTTTTGTTAACTTTGCCTTTTGCTCACTACTGGCTCACCCAAAGAA ATAATAATGTTCCTGTCCCCTTATACCAAATAGCTGATGAAGATTATCAAGAGGAAGAACAGGAACCTAAG GATGACAAGACAATCAAAACTCGTATCAATGAACTTCAAGATCTCACATTAACAATCAAGAATGCGATCGATTATGTGGTGTCCCTTCTCGAAAggataaaaaa CTTGGTGAACTTCAGCGTGCCATACTTGAGCTACTTGGTCATCATAACTCTAATTGCTTCGTCAATAGCTCTGTACCTGATTCCGATCAACTATTTATTTATGGCTCTTG GTCTTTATAAGTTCACTCGTAAGTTCTTAAATCCTGCGAGAGTCCCTAACAACGATCTTCTAGATTTCATATCACGAGTTCCTGATGATGAGATATTG aaacaATGGCGCGAGTTGAAAGTTCCTGAgccaaatctaaatccaccaGATCCAGCAAAAAGCAGATAG
- the LOC123864436 gene encoding multiple C2 and transmembrane domain-containing protein-like isoform X3 — protein sequence MCDSSFGTDLHEDFAAILAYLLKNRKFEVSKKSWTSIVNIVLIEAKDLPDLPANGSSGLYCKFKLGGESHKSKQVHKTKPIWRERFNLYLYDDNALEVNVWHKTKQKNFMGRCVIDLSQLEKEKTHDLWQELDCGFGSVHLLITLSGSDRCIVAENVLTTNGVHHEPPTEEKFQWYRFDNWSEVGQLTVTVHGAKGLTALNISGNINAYCVLELDNSRIQTHTVKGTSEHNWNKNFNFEVNDVTSTLDITVYDESMIQSMKGEKIGKVSIPLLRINNNEKRWYALKDRLKKNSARGNCPRILLEMSLVWNPVKASMRVLSPKETKYIQKPAKFDIPLIYSNLIFVKNIFKVFQIGNEHLKQVFEWDNQEKSVCALIGWLIFWYFFRMWMTPLLLTLPFAHYWLTQRNNNVPVPLYQIADEDYQEEEQEPKDDKTIKTRINELQDLTLTIKNAIDYVVSLLERIKNLVNFSVPYLSYLVIITLIASSIALYLIPINYLFMALGLYKFTRKFLNPARVPNNDLLDFISRVPDDEILKQWRELKVPEPNLNPPDPAKSR from the exons atgtgtgattctaGTTTTGGAACAGATTTACATGAGGATTTTGCAGCTATTCTCGCT tatctcctaaaaaacagaAAGTTTGAAGTTTCCAAGAAATCATGGACGTCAATAGTGAACATTGTTTTGATCGAAGCCAAAGACTTGCCAGACTTACCTGCGAATGGATCTAGCGGACTGTACTGCAAATTCAA GTTGGGTGGGGAATCCCACAAATCAAAACAGGTCCACAAAACAAAACCAATATGGCGCGAGAGGTTCAATTTATACCTTTACGATGATAACGCTCTAGAGGTCAACGTGTGGCACAAAACTAAGCAAAAAAACTTTATGGGAAG GTGTGTCATCGACCTGTCTCAGCTGGAGAAGGAGAAGACGCACGATCTATGGCAAGAGTTGGATTGCGGCTTCGGCTCAGTTCATCTGCTGATCACTCTCAGTGGATCAGATAGGTGCATAGTCGCTGAAAACGTGCTCACAACTAACGGCGTACATCACGAACCACCTACGGAAGAAAAGTTT CAATGGTACAGATTTGACAATTGGAGCGAAGTCGGCCAGCTAACCGTAACCGTACATGGCGCGAAAGGGTTGACTGCGCTCAATATTAGTGGTAATATCAACGCCTACTGCGTGCTAGAGTTGGACAACTCAAGGATTCAAACCCATACTGTTAAAGGCACCTCGGAACATAATTGGAACAAGAACTTCAACTT TGAAGTAAATGATGTCACATCTACATTAGATATCACAGTATACGATGAATCAATGATACAGTCAATGAAAGGTGAAAAAATAGGTAAAGTGTCAATACCTTTGTTGAGGATAAATAACAATGAAAAGCGGTGGTATGCACTCAAAGATAGGTTAAAAAAGAATAGTGCAAGGGGGAACTGTCCTAGAATACTTCTGGAAATGTCGCTTGTGTGGAATCCG gTAAAGGCGTCCATGCGTGTATTAAGCCCAAAGGAAACCAAATATATccaaaaaccagcgaaatttgacATCCCTCTCATTTACAGTAATTTAATATTCgtcaaaaatatattcaaagttTTCCAAATTGGAAATGAACACTTGAA GCAAGTGTTTGAATGGGATAATCAAGAAAAATCGGTTTGCGCACTAATCGGATGGCTAATATTTTGGTACTTCTTTAGAATGTGGATGACGCCCCTTTTGTTAACTTTGCCTTTTGCTCACTACTGGCTCACCCAAAGAA ATAATAATGTTCCTGTCCCCTTATACCAAATAGCTGATGAAGATTATCAAGAGGAAGAACAGGAACCTAAG GATGACAAGACAATCAAAACTCGTATCAATGAACTTCAAGATCTCACATTAACAATCAAGAATGCGATCGATTATGTGGTGTCCCTTCTCGAAAggataaaaaa CTTGGTGAACTTCAGCGTGCCATACTTGAGCTACTTGGTCATCATAACTCTAATTGCTTCGTCAATAGCTCTGTACCTGATTCCGATCAACTATTTATTTATGGCTCTTG GTCTTTATAAGTTCACTCGTAAGTTCTTAAATCCTGCGAGAGTCCCTAACAACGATCTTCTAGATTTCATATCACGAGTTCCTGATGATGAGATATTG aaacaATGGCGCGAGTTGAAAGTTCCTGAgccaaatctaaatccaccaGATCCAGCAAAAAGCAGATAG
- the LOC123864436 gene encoding multiple C2 and transmembrane domain-containing protein-like isoform X2, with translation MDPMSPTALAVPGELMDRIGNGLNILRDHGKKVQKYLLKNRKFEVSKKSWTSIVNIVLIEAKDLPDLPANGSSGLYCKFKLGGESHKSKQVHKTKPIWRERFNLYLYDDNALEVNVWHKTKQKNFMGRCVIDLSQLEKEKTHDLWQELDCGFGSVHLLITLSGSDRCIVAENVLTTNGVHHEPPTEEKFQWYRFDNWSEVGQLTVTVHGAKGLTALNISGNINAYCVLELDNSRIQTHTVKGTSEHNWNKNFNFEVNDVTSTLDITVYDESMIQSMKGEKIGKVSIPLLRINNNEKRWYALKDRLKKNSARGNCPRILLEMSLVWNPVKASMRVLSPKETKYIQKPAKFDIPLIYSNLIFVKNIFKVFQIGNEHLKQVFEWDNQEKSVCALIGWLIFWYFFRMWMTPLLLTLPFAHYWLTQRNNNVPVPLYQIADEDYQEEEQEPKDDKTIKTRINELQDLTLTIKNAIDYVVSLLERIKNLVNFSVPYLSYLVIITLIASSIALYLIPINYLFMALGLYKFTRKFLNPARVPNNDLLDFISRVPDDEILKQWRELKVPEPNLNPPDPAKSR, from the exons ATGGACCCGATGTCGCCCACGGCGCTTGCAGTCCCCGGTGAACTTATGGACCGCATTGGCAATGGGCTGAATATACTTAGGGACCACGGCAAGAAAGTTCAAAAG tatctcctaaaaaacagaAAGTTTGAAGTTTCCAAGAAATCATGGACGTCAATAGTGAACATTGTTTTGATCGAAGCCAAAGACTTGCCAGACTTACCTGCGAATGGATCTAGCGGACTGTACTGCAAATTCAA GTTGGGTGGGGAATCCCACAAATCAAAACAGGTCCACAAAACAAAACCAATATGGCGCGAGAGGTTCAATTTATACCTTTACGATGATAACGCTCTAGAGGTCAACGTGTGGCACAAAACTAAGCAAAAAAACTTTATGGGAAG GTGTGTCATCGACCTGTCTCAGCTGGAGAAGGAGAAGACGCACGATCTATGGCAAGAGTTGGATTGCGGCTTCGGCTCAGTTCATCTGCTGATCACTCTCAGTGGATCAGATAGGTGCATAGTCGCTGAAAACGTGCTCACAACTAACGGCGTACATCACGAACCACCTACGGAAGAAAAGTTT CAATGGTACAGATTTGACAATTGGAGCGAAGTCGGCCAGCTAACCGTAACCGTACATGGCGCGAAAGGGTTGACTGCGCTCAATATTAGTGGTAATATCAACGCCTACTGCGTGCTAGAGTTGGACAACTCAAGGATTCAAACCCATACTGTTAAAGGCACCTCGGAACATAATTGGAACAAGAACTTCAACTT TGAAGTAAATGATGTCACATCTACATTAGATATCACAGTATACGATGAATCAATGATACAGTCAATGAAAGGTGAAAAAATAGGTAAAGTGTCAATACCTTTGTTGAGGATAAATAACAATGAAAAGCGGTGGTATGCACTCAAAGATAGGTTAAAAAAGAATAGTGCAAGGGGGAACTGTCCTAGAATACTTCTGGAAATGTCGCTTGTGTGGAATCCG gTAAAGGCGTCCATGCGTGTATTAAGCCCAAAGGAAACCAAATATATccaaaaaccagcgaaatttgacATCCCTCTCATTTACAGTAATTTAATATTCgtcaaaaatatattcaaagttTTCCAAATTGGAAATGAACACTTGAA GCAAGTGTTTGAATGGGATAATCAAGAAAAATCGGTTTGCGCACTAATCGGATGGCTAATATTTTGGTACTTCTTTAGAATGTGGATGACGCCCCTTTTGTTAACTTTGCCTTTTGCTCACTACTGGCTCACCCAAAGAA ATAATAATGTTCCTGTCCCCTTATACCAAATAGCTGATGAAGATTATCAAGAGGAAGAACAGGAACCTAAG GATGACAAGACAATCAAAACTCGTATCAATGAACTTCAAGATCTCACATTAACAATCAAGAATGCGATCGATTATGTGGTGTCCCTTCTCGAAAggataaaaaa CTTGGTGAACTTCAGCGTGCCATACTTGAGCTACTTGGTCATCATAACTCTAATTGCTTCGTCAATAGCTCTGTACCTGATTCCGATCAACTATTTATTTATGGCTCTTG GTCTTTATAAGTTCACTCGTAAGTTCTTAAATCCTGCGAGAGTCCCTAACAACGATCTTCTAGATTTCATATCACGAGTTCCTGATGATGAGATATTG aaacaATGGCGCGAGTTGAAAGTTCCTGAgccaaatctaaatccaccaGATCCAGCAAAAAGCAGATAG